TGTCAGGCGCAAAGTCGTGAAGGTGTAGTGTCAAGGCACCGTTTACAGGGTTCTTGTTGGCGTCTCGAAAAGGCTGAATCAGTCAGCTTGTTCCTTTCACGTATGAAGCTGAAAGAACACAAGATATACCTGTAGCTGAGCAACTTGCTCAATATCCATgtcaactccatcatcattTTGTGCTGGGCTGAACGTGGGCTTCCAAACTGATATGGTGGACTCTTTGTCTTCATTGAGATCAATGCCAAGAACCACTTTGATCTGTCCATTGGTATGATAGATGTATCGTCTGGCAATCCGTCGCAACTCATCCGGGTCTTGAGTCAATGCGACCTCGAGAACTACGCCCGGGTGCCTGGCTTTGTCATGCTCGAACTGCGCATCCGGTTGTTGTTCCCATTTGTCTTCACCATCGACCAGAACAACACGAGAAGACAAAGCATTGTTGATGCTATTGGTGAAGGCGCGAGCTTGTCGGTTCTGGCGTCCGATTTCGCGAATTTCATCGATGATAGCGCTTCTTGGCGTCGAGGGTTGTAGTCGAAGCGTCCAAAGGCAGCTTGGATTTTGTCGTGGAGGCATGTATGAACAACTAACAATTGTTTCGATAGGGATATAGAGCCTCACCGCCATACTTCACATGGTTACGGATGTTGCTATTGGCAAACATCTATTGTAACGTTTCGGGGACGTACCTTCCAGGTCTCGGAGCCGGCGACCATGTTCTTCAGCCGCAACATGACCATCCTTGTGCAGAGTTTGAACCATGTCACGTAAGCTACAGCTATCTGCCTTCAGAACCAGAAAGGCTTGATCGCTGCTCAATGGTGAAAAAGTATGATTGGACTAACCGATACCAGTGAgatgagcttctcgataTTCGATTCTCTCCGATGGATGTACGTTAATGTGATGAAAGCCCTCCTTTCCAGAGACTGTTGTAGAGACTTCCTTTCCATCTCACTTCCAGCAATCCGCTACAGATGTGACGGAAACCACCAGCCTTATCCAGCGGCCAAAGATATCATACTGATCCCAGTCACTAGACGCCGAGGGAGACATGCCGGGCTCAAATGCATGTTGTGTGCCGGGGTCCCTGACTGCTGTGATTCATCAGGTACAAAGGATGTCAGTTGAATATAAGAACCAGAGATTTTAGCTTCACTGTCTTGGTATAGATGTTTGCTACGCCGAGAACgatcaagaacaaagaatCACAAACTAGCACATTCCATCTCTGCCTTCATTGTTGGATCCTCACCGAGGCGCAATGACAAGCAATGAATTGGCCTCTGTATCGtcggcttcatcatcttctccccAATCTCCTACAACTTCACACAAGAGTAGCCATGCGGACGACCTATTCGCCGAAGGGCTATCAAGTGCCACGGCAACTACGATTACTAGTGAAAATCAAAGTGAAGATGGAAATTTGGAGCCCAAGACAGCAACGCTGGCCGACAACTCTATACCAGCACCTTTGGAACATCACCGCAACCGGATGGAGCTATTTGGCATGTGGACTCAGAACATTCGGAATCAGATGGTGATGCCTGAGGCAAATCCCATTAGCATTTGCCTTCAGCTACTGGGACCAGCCGTTGTCCTTCTCCGCGAGCTCCAGCAGGCTGTTGGTGTCGAGCCGAGCAGCCCTCTTGGAAGATTTACCGCCGGGACTGTCGATGGCTGCAAGACAAGCACCGTAATCATGGAAAAAACGATTGATGCATCTTTTACTGTTGAGATCGATTTAATTGGCAAGTTGTCCCTTGAGAGCATTGGCAAGCGGTTTGGTGATAGCGAAGCTCCCTTCATCCACGATATGATATTTGGGGACGCCGTATTGTTGAAGCTAATGGTGGACATGCGGAAGTATTGTCATGACTCCGAGCACGTGTCGTCACTGCCTATAGCACTTCAGTATGCTGCTGCTACTGTTTACTTAGACTTTTTCGAATGTTGCGTCAAGGTGCTTGTCCAGAGAAAGAAACGCAAACAACCAGACACGGCCGTTGGGAAGGAAGATCCTGGAGAGATTGCTACCCTGAACACTGTAGTCATGTATTGAATCAGCCGCTCCATGTGCCTCACCCAATCATTATTGGGTGAATTCATAGACTCGGTCAGTCTTCAAAGTGGCTGTGAGGGGGCGCAGTGGGTAAGGCGGACTTCTGTCACTGCCAGCAAATATTTAAATCAAAGGCTTTTGTCCAGAAACTCAGAATGCAATTTCACTTCTCATTGTGCCATAAAACTTGAGAGTCAGTATGGAAGCATCCAACAGTTATCGTTCAGCGCCGTGCTTCAGTTTGCCGAGTACGGCCTTTGCACCTCCACCCCAACAGGCAAGTACAAAACAACAGAGACTTGAGAAGGGCCGGTGCCCAAGAGGAAGCTCACTGCTTTCTGACAGGGCGATCTAACAGGCGCTTCACAGTAGAAACAACAGAGGCTAGTTGATTGAGCGACACCTCGCTGTTCGCAAAACAGTCGAAAGAACATGTTCGTGTAAGGATGGCCGACCCAAACATTGCGATGACCGTCGTGCTAATTCTATTGGTATCAATGTGGTTCCCCGCCTACCTACCAGGAATATCTTTGGTGTTGCCGTCGCTGATGGGATGACTTTGTGGACCTCGCCTCCGCCCGCCCTCGCTTCTTACCAACCTTTCCTTGTCGCTGCGTTATCTAAATTGCCATGCAGCAAGGCATCAGAGGCAAGGTGCCCCACAAGCTCCATCACCCCGGCACTACCAATTCAGCCCTAGACCCGCAGTCACACAGGATGGGTTGCAGTGGATGGTACAGTGCGAGCCCTCCCCAATAGAGAGACAGGGTTCGCCTAGATGGGACATTTTTCAGGGTGGTTCGCTCTGACAGGCGGCAACAGCCATCCTTGCTTTTCGACAGGGGCCAGACACGCCGCACACCCCTGACGCCGCTAACAGAAGTAGCTAGATTTGGTTCACCCTGCGCTCGCCAGGGGATCCCCGCCAGCCTCTCAGTCGCCCCTGATTTTGTCTCAAAAAGGAGCAAGACATGCAAGCCCACAGCAATTGAGACGAGACCCGATTGGAAAAGCCAATGGCTTGCGTTGAGTAGTTTCCGGCCCTCAATTTGAGCCATGTTCCGTTCCGtttcctcttttcttcttcttcttcttctccgaGCCCTCCTAACCGAGCTAACAACGACAGCTAGCAGCCATGTACGGATACGACCAACTCTTAATACGAACATCGGCTCAAACACCCCTTACCACTCACCGCAGCCGGCTTAGCGGTACTTTGGAACGGCCGTGGACCATCTGCACAGGCTTGTACTATGCATGGGAGTGAGGTACCTCGTTTGCATGAACTCATGAACTAAGACGCTGAGGAAATGTGGAACAGACCTGTGTCCCATTGCCTTCACTCTGCACCTTTGTTACTGGGAGGTACGGGCCACTGCAGGCTTCGGCTGCAGATCTTTCGGTCCCATGCCATAGACTTCTTGTCTCCTTCCTTTGATGCCTGGATTGCTCAGGTCGGACCAGCATTGTCCATCCCCAGCTTCGCACTAACTTACCCGCCCTGCACCCCAACCATTACCATGACTATAAGTGGTTTCGACCTTGCCAACATCTTACCTCGATCTTAGGAACGCTTGGCCGATCTCAGCTTTCATTGTTATTGTGTTCAcctcttttattttatcACGCCAACGAATGCCGAGAATCTATGTCTTAACACAATCGCATCAGCAATGCCTCACTCGGAACGCGAAGAAGATGCCCCCACAGTAGCGGGCAATGCTCATATACCCGTGACGCTTGTTACTGACTCCCTCGAGAAGCCTTTACAAGACGATCGTAAATACCGAGTTATCCGTCTGGGGAACGAGCTCGAGGTTACCCTGGTGCATGATCCCAAGACCGACAAGGCCAGCGCTGCGTTAGATGTCAATGTGGGATACTTTAGCGATGAGCCTGATATTCCCGGTATGGCCCATGCGGTCGAACATGCAAGTGCTCCGATCCAACAGCTGTGATGTACAGGCGACAGGCTAATATCTCTCCCTGACAACAGCTTCTCTTCATGGGCACCAAGAAATTTCCAATTGAGAACGAATACGGCCAATATATCTCCGCCAATGCAGGAGATTCAAATGCTTACACAGGGCCGACATCGACAACCTTCTTTTTCGATATCTCTGCCAAGCCGGACAATGGCCAGGAACCTTCCGATACCAACCCATCTCCTCTGCGCGAGGCTCTCGACCGATTCGCCCAGTTCTTCATTGAGCCTCTCTTCCTTGCCGAGACCTTGGATCGAGAGCTACAGGCTGTCGATTCAGAACACAAAAAGAATCTCCAAAACGACACGTGGAGGCTGCCTCAGCTAGGGAAGTTTCTCTCTAACCCTGAACACCCGTTCTGCCACTTCGGTACTGGCAATTTTGAGGCTCTCAAGACACTTCCCGAGGCACGTGGAATTAATGTGAGGGACAAGTTTATCGAGTTTCATGCCAGACACTATTCAGCAAACCGCATGAAACTAGTTGTTCTAGGTAGAGAACCGCTTGACGTGCTTCAGAAATGGGTCGCTGAGTTGTTCTCTCCtgtcatcaacaagaagcttccGCCAAACAGATGGCCCGGCGAACTTCCTTTCAGGGAAGCCGATCTCGGTAGGCAGTGTTTCGCGAAGCCTGTTAAGGACTCGATAGAGCTTAACCTGCAATTCCCCTTTATCGATGAGGAGTCTATGTTTGCTACTCAGCCTAGCCGATATATTAGCCATCTCATCGGGCACGAGGGCCCGGGAAGTATCATGTCATGTATCAAGTCCAAAGGTTGGGCAAATGGTCTTACCGCCGGTGCCTCCCCCATCTGCCCCGGTGCTCCTGGTACCTTTGATGTAGAGGTCCTTTTGACGGAGGAGGGTCTCGAGAACTACCCTGAAATCGTCAAGATCTTTTTCCAGTACATCAGTCTCCTGCGCGAGAGCCCGCCCCAGGAGTGGATCTTCCAAGAGCAGAAGAAAATGGCTGATATCGATTTTATGTTTGAGCAAAAGACGCCTGCCTGTGAATTTACCTGCCGAATCAGCTCTGCCATGCAAAAGCCTCTTCCTCGGGAATGGCTGCTTAGTGGACACAGCCGTCTCCGAGAGTTTGCACCTGATGAGATCCAAAAGGCCCTTGCCACGATTCACCCGGATAACTTCCGCATGACCATTGTAT
This genomic interval from Fusarium oxysporum f. sp. lycopersici 4287 chromosome 3, whole genome shotgun sequence contains the following:
- a CDS encoding insulysin (At least one base has a quality score < 10), with protein sequence MPHSEREEDAPTVAGNAHIPVTLVTDSLEKPLQDDRKYRVIRLGNELEVTLVHDPKTDKASAALDVNVGYFSDEPDIPGMAHAVEHLLFMGTKKFPIENEYGQYISANAGDSNAYTGPTSTTFFFDISAKPDNGQEPSDTNPSPLREALDRFAQFFIEPLFLAETLDRELQAVDSEHKKNLQNDTWRLPQLGKFLSNPEHPFCHFGTGNFEALKTLPEARGINVRDKFIEFHARHYSANRMKLVVLGREPLDVLQKWVAELFSPVINKKLPPNRWPGELPFREADLGRQCFAKPVKDSIELNLQFPFIDEESMFATQPSRYISHLIGHEGPGSIMSCIKSKGWANGLTAGASPICPGAPGTFDVEVLLTEEGLENYPEIVKIFFQYISLLRESPPQEWIFQEQKKMADIDFMFEQKTPACEFTCRISSAMQKPLPREWLLSGHSRLREFAPDEIQKALATIHPDNFRMTIVSREYPGNWDQKEKWYGTEYRHEKIPDDLMEECRKAFAVSPKDRLSALHLPHKNKFIPTKLEVKRKEVDKPAQNPRVIRNDCIARTWWKKDDTFWVPRANVVVSLKTPLIYASAENNVKARLFSDLVRDRLEEYSYDAKLTGLQYNVGLHSRGVFLEIGGYNDKLPVLLEQVVTTMRDLDIKEDRFEIVRERLIRGYSNWQLQSAYCQISNYTKWLNAPGGDFIAEELATALSSVSLEGVRLFQKQMLGQVFIEVYVNGNMYKKDALKATHMVESRLANLSISIYRHLM
- a CDS encoding insulysin (At least one base has a quality score < 10), yielding MGTKKFPIENEYGQYISANAGDSNAYTGPTSTTFFFDISAKPDNGQEPSDTNPSPLREALDRFAQFFIEPLFLAETLDRELQAVDSEHKKNLQNDTWRLPQLGKFLSNPEHPFCHFGTGNFEALKTLPEARGINVRDKFIEFHARHYSANRMKLVVLGREPLDVLQKWVAELFSPVINKKLPPNRWPGELPFREADLGRQCFAKPVKDSIELNLQFPFIDEESMFATQPSRYISHLIGHEGPGSIMSCIKSKGWANGLTAGASPICPGAPGTFDVEVLLTEEGLENYPEIVKIFFQYISLLRESPPQEWIFQEQKKMADIDFMFEQKTPACEFTCRISSAMQKPLPREWLLSGHSRLREFAPDEIQKALATIHPDNFRMTIVSREYPGNWDQKEKWYGTEYRHEKIPDDLMEECRKAFAVSPKDRLSALHLPHKNKFIPTKLEVKRKEVDKPAQNPRVIRNDCIARTWWKKDDTFWVPRANVVVSLKTPLIYASAENNVKARLFSDLVRDRLEEYSYDAKLTGLQYNVGLHSRGVFLEIGGYNDKLPVLLEQVVTTMRDLDIKEDRFEIVRERLIRGYSNWQLQSAYCQISNYTKWLNAPGGDFIAEELATALSSVSLEGVRLFQKQMLGQVFIEVYVNGNMYKKDALKATHMVESRLANLSISIYRHLM